One window of Bacillus alkalicellulosilyticus genomic DNA carries:
- a CDS encoding B12-binding domain-containing radical SAM protein, producing the protein MNIVVTTLNAKYIHTCLALRYLKAYAEPDFSITMVEYTINDPVMNIVSDLFTRKPDVIGFSCYIWNIEETIKVIEMIKKINPDVKIVLGGPEVNYDVEYWMNRIPEVDFIVVGEGEETFKHLLEELSTTNKYHMVFGVAYRKGDDIIVNPPRPKLKLEDVPSPYRFDEDLSALSKRVTYFETSRGCPFSCQFCLSSIEVGVRYFDIEKVKADLLFLIEKGAKLIKFVDRTFNIKRDYAMDMFSFLIDNHQGCVFQFEITADIMRPEVLEFLNKEAPPGVFRFEIGVQSTNDATNELVQRKQNFEKLKRTVTMVKEGGKIDQHLDLIAGLPEENYDSFRNTFNDVFAMRPEELQLGFLKMLRGTGLRLRATDHDYIYMNHAPYEILGNNILPFSDIVRIKRVEDVLEKYWNAHRLDQTVEYLVTHSFDSPFDFFQQFGDYWDKNGWAKIGHQLEDLFQRLHKFLLSKHVKDMDIIEALMKYDFFMNHKHKPRKTWWPFTMTKQEQSSYLKQLALNPELVDAKFANLELSEKELHKHTMIETVAIDVLHYIQTGTIKRQDTLLIFYFEPKQNYVEPYAIQAKQSTTAS; encoded by the coding sequence ATGAATATTGTTGTTACTACATTAAATGCAAAATACATTCATACTTGTTTAGCATTGAGATACTTGAAAGCTTATGCTGAACCGGATTTTTCTATTACTATGGTTGAATACACCATTAACGACCCTGTGATGAACATCGTATCTGACTTATTTACAAGAAAACCTGATGTCATCGGTTTTAGTTGTTATATTTGGAATATAGAAGAAACGATTAAAGTGATTGAAATGATCAAAAAAATTAATCCAGACGTCAAAATCGTTCTTGGGGGTCCTGAAGTCAATTATGACGTTGAGTACTGGATGAATCGGATTCCAGAAGTTGATTTTATTGTCGTCGGTGAAGGGGAAGAAACCTTTAAGCACTTACTTGAAGAACTGTCGACTACAAATAAATATCATATGGTATTTGGTGTTGCTTACCGTAAAGGGGATGACATTATCGTTAATCCTCCTCGTCCTAAGTTGAAGCTTGAGGATGTCCCTTCTCCTTACCGTTTTGACGAAGACCTTTCAGCTCTTTCAAAACGGGTTACGTATTTTGAAACAAGTCGAGGTTGTCCTTTTAGTTGCCAGTTTTGTTTATCTTCGATTGAAGTCGGTGTCCGTTATTTTGACATTGAAAAAGTAAAGGCTGATTTGCTCTTTTTAATCGAGAAAGGGGCGAAACTAATCAAATTCGTTGACCGGACGTTTAATATAAAACGAGATTATGCGATGGACATGTTTTCTTTCCTTATCGATAATCATCAAGGCTGTGTGTTTCAGTTTGAAATCACGGCTGATATCATGCGACCTGAGGTACTTGAGTTCTTAAACAAAGAAGCCCCTCCTGGTGTGTTTCGTTTTGAAATTGGGGTTCAATCTACCAATGACGCTACTAATGAGTTAGTCCAACGTAAACAAAATTTTGAAAAGCTGAAACGTACGGTTACGATGGTGAAAGAAGGCGGGAAAATTGACCAGCATCTTGATTTAATTGCTGGCCTACCTGAAGAGAATTACGATTCTTTTCGCAATACGTTTAATGACGTTTTTGCGATGCGTCCAGAGGAGCTTCAACTAGGTTTCTTAAAAATGTTACGTGGGACAGGCTTACGGTTACGCGCCACTGACCATGACTATATTTATATGAATCATGCACCTTATGAAATTTTAGGAAATAACATTTTACCGTTTTCTGATATTGTCCGAATTAAACGTGTTGAAGATGTGCTAGAGAAGTATTGGAATGCTCACAGGTTAGACCAAACGGTTGAATACTTGGTTACGCATAGTTTTGATTCACCATTTGATTTCTTCCAACAGTTTGGAGATTATTGGGACAAAAATGGCTGGGCAAAAATCGGACATCAACTTGAAGACTTGTTTCAACGGCTTCACAAATTTTTACTATCAAAACATGTAAAAGATATGGACATTATTGAGGCTCTGATGAAATATGATTTCTTTATGAATCATAAACATAAACCAAGAAAAACATGGTGGCCGTTTACAATGACGAAACAAGAGCAATCAAGCTATTTAAAGCAATTGGCCCTAAATCCTGAGCTAGTCGATGCGAAGTTTGCTAACCTTGAGCTATCGGAAAAAGAACTTCACAAACACACGATGATTGAAACGGTAGCGATTGATGTTCTACATTATATTCAAACAGGTACAATAAAACGTCAAGATACATTACTTATCTTTTACTTTGAACCAAAACAAAATTACGTTGAACCATATGCCATTCAGGCAAAACAAAGTACAACTGCTTCCTGA
- a CDS encoding fumarylacetoacetate hydrolase family protein — translation MRFVSLQQNNCFSIGVVINEANEIVNLNEAQTIMKTENPLPNSLIDCLEREDFLKEVSNLLEWIEKNQLKQCTYQWDTVQVVAPIPRPRKNIFCVGKNYAAHAIEMGSAADIPSNPMIFSKTPTTVTGPNAFIDSHSELTKELDYEGEIAVIIGKTGKNIQKDEVEDYIFGYTLVNDVTARDLQRKHKQFLLGKSLDTSCPMGPWITHKSEIENPDELFLQTKVNGEIRQAASTNQFIFDIPTIIETISKGTTLEIGDIIATGTPAGVGSGFTPPKHLKPGDVIEISVKELGTLRNTVR, via the coding sequence ATGAGATTTGTTTCATTACAGCAAAATAATTGTTTTTCCATAGGTGTGGTCATAAACGAAGCCAACGAAATCGTGAATTTAAACGAAGCACAAACGATAATGAAAACGGAAAACCCTCTGCCGAATTCATTGATAGATTGTTTGGAAAGAGAAGACTTTCTGAAAGAAGTATCAAATTTATTGGAATGGATTGAAAAAAATCAATTGAAACAGTGTACATACCAATGGGACACAGTACAAGTAGTTGCACCTATTCCAAGACCAAGGAAAAATATATTTTGCGTCGGTAAAAATTATGCGGCCCATGCAATTGAGATGGGAAGTGCCGCAGATATACCAAGTAACCCGATGATATTTTCTAAAACTCCGACTACAGTTACAGGACCAAATGCTTTCATAGACAGTCATTCTGAGCTAACAAAAGAGCTTGATTATGAGGGGGAAATTGCCGTTATTATAGGAAAAACGGGGAAGAATATTCAAAAAGACGAGGTAGAAGATTATATCTTTGGTTATACGCTAGTCAATGATGTGACCGCTCGTGATCTTCAACGTAAACACAAGCAATTTCTTTTAGGGAAAAGCTTAGATACATCTTGTCCAATGGGTCCATGGATCACGCATAAAAGTGAAATCGAAAATCCTGATGAGTTATTTCTACAAACTAAGGTTAATGGTGAAATCCGTCAAGCTGCATCCACAAATCAGTTTATCTTTGATATTCCTACCATTATAGAAACGATTTCAAAAGGCACTACACTTGAGATAGGAGACATCATTGCGACGGGAACGCCAGCTGGTGTAGGGAGTGGATTCACCCCTCCCAAACACTTAAAACCAGGGGATGTTATTGAAATCTCAGTGAAAGAACTTGGAACATTACGTAACACGGTTAGGTAA
- a CDS encoding MATE family efflux transporter, whose product MKPENKKNVKNLSLFALTWPIFIEISLHMLMGSADTLMLSQYSDDGVAAVGVATQILSLIIVMFGFIATGTSVLIAQYMGAGREEDAAKIAVVSLVANLAFSLVLGLIIALGSTTILNLMQIPVELMDMAMIYLIIVGGTSFTQAVLMTAGAIIRSHGFTKDAMYVTIGMNIINVVGNYLFLFGPFGIPVLGVTGVAIATAVSRILGLILLMILLYKRVNGNLPFSYLKHHPKRELGNLLKIGIPSAGEHLSYNTAQLMITFFVAMLGTEALTTKVYAQNLTFFVSLFAFALSQSNQIIIGHQIGANKIKEAYHRCLRSLYIAFTVSALTAGVFALFKDQLLGIFTDNLEIIALGGILMLLTIILEPGRAFNVIIINSLRAAGDVKFPVYMGILIMWGVGVPVAYIFGIHFELGLIGVWIAFIVDEWVRGVIMLLRWRSKKWQKMSFVRSDEAAS is encoded by the coding sequence ATGAAACCTGAAAATAAAAAAAACGTTAAAAATTTATCATTATTTGCCCTTACATGGCCAATATTTATAGAAATTTCTCTTCATATGTTAATGGGAAGCGCAGATACATTAATGCTAAGTCAATATTCCGATGACGGTGTTGCCGCTGTTGGAGTGGCCACTCAGATATTATCATTGATTATCGTTATGTTTGGCTTTATTGCCACTGGTACAAGTGTATTAATTGCACAGTACATGGGAGCGGGCCGAGAAGAGGATGCGGCTAAAATAGCTGTCGTTTCTTTAGTGGCTAATCTCGCGTTCTCGTTAGTACTCGGGCTAATTATTGCTCTTGGTAGTACGACGATTTTAAACTTAATGCAAATCCCTGTTGAACTTATGGATATGGCGATGATATACCTTATTATTGTAGGGGGAACCTCCTTTACTCAAGCTGTCTTAATGACAGCAGGTGCCATTATCCGAAGTCATGGTTTCACAAAAGATGCAATGTATGTCACTATTGGAATGAATATTATCAATGTGGTTGGAAACTATTTATTCCTATTTGGACCATTTGGAATTCCAGTTCTCGGAGTTACAGGTGTAGCCATTGCCACCGCTGTGAGTCGTATACTCGGACTTATTTTGCTCATGATTTTACTTTATAAGCGCGTAAATGGAAATTTACCATTCTCATATTTAAAGCATCATCCTAAAAGAGAATTGGGCAATTTATTAAAAATAGGTATCCCTTCTGCAGGTGAGCACTTATCTTATAACACAGCACAGCTAATGATTACCTTTTTTGTCGCGATGCTTGGGACAGAGGCCCTTACAACAAAAGTCTATGCACAAAACTTAACGTTTTTTGTCAGTCTTTTCGCATTTGCCCTTAGTCAAAGTAATCAAATTATCATCGGGCATCAAATTGGAGCAAATAAAATAAAAGAGGCCTATCATCGTTGTTTACGAAGTCTTTATATTGCGTTTACAGTTTCCGCATTAACTGCCGGAGTGTTCGCTTTGTTTAAAGACCAACTTCTAGGCATTTTCACAGATAACCTAGAGATTATCGCTCTCGGTGGAATTCTGATGCTTCTTACAATTATTTTAGAACCTGGGCGTGCCTTTAATGTGATTATTATTAACTCATTACGTGCAGCTGGTGATGTTAAGTTCCCAGTATATATGGGAATCTTGATTATGTGGGGAGTTGGCGTTCCAGTTGCTTATATTTTCGGTATTCATTTTGAACTTGGATTAATTGGAGTTTGGATTGCGTTTATCGTTGATGAATGGGTACGTGGTGTCATTATGCTTCTTCGTTGGAGAAGTAAAAAGTGGCAAAAAATGTCGTTTGTTCGTTCTGATGAGGCAGCCTCGTAA